From the Caviibacter abscessus genome, one window contains:
- the secG gene encoding preprotein translocase subunit SecG has product MKSLLVIFMILLSVILVVVILLQPDKSQTVAKTESVLDQEKDGIEKFTEYVAVLFLVSAVIYNVIR; this is encoded by the coding sequence ATGAAAAGTTTATTAGTTATATTTATGATATTACTCTCAGTTATACTTGTAGTTGTAATATTACTTCAACCTGATAAAAGCCAAACTGTTGCTAAAACAGAAAGTGTGCTGGACCAAGAAAAAGATGGAATTGAAAAATTTACGGAATATGTAGCAGTTCTATTTCTAGTCTCGGCAGTTATTTACAATGTTATCAGATAA
- a CDS encoding HU family DNA-binding protein, translating into MSKKEFIEAFAAKSGENKKRSEELLNHFLNLIEENLLEDRDVQFVGWGSFSTKIKEARNGRNPKDGSVISIPAKKIVKFKAGKKLADAVANTK; encoded by the coding sequence ATGTCAAAAAAAGAATTTATTGAAGCTTTCGCAGCTAAATCAGGAGAAAATAAAAAGAGATCTGAAGAATTATTAAATCACTTCTTAAATTTAATAGAAGAAAATTTATTAGAAGATAGAGACGTTCAATTTGTAGGTTGGGGATCATTCTCTACTAAAATTAAAGAAGCTAGAAATGGTAGAAACCCTAAAGATGGTTCAGTAATCAGCATACCTGCGAAAAAAATTGTTAAATTCAAAGCTGGTAAAAAATTAGCTGACGCAGTTGCTAACACTAAATAA
- the tpiA gene encoding triose-phosphate isomerase, whose protein sequence is MRKIIIAGNWKMNKTSSETKTFFNELLPLITNIKANVVVGVPFTSIPAAIEATKGSIISIAAQNMNPNESGAYTGEISPLMLKDLGVDYVILGHSERREYYKECDKFINQKVKSALAHNLKPILCIGEKLEERESNITNDIIKTQLLGGLENVTADEAKNVVIAYEPVWAIGTGKTATPEMAQEVHKFIRELLISLYSKEVADEITIQYGGSMKPENVVELLKQEDIDGGLIGGASLTPNSFKELILAGQEG, encoded by the coding sequence ATGAGAAAAATTATTATAGCAGGAAATTGGAAAATGAATAAAACGAGTTCAGAAACCAAAACTTTTTTTAATGAACTATTACCATTAATTACTAATATTAAAGCTAATGTTGTAGTTGGTGTTCCTTTTACATCAATACCCGCAGCAATTGAAGCAACTAAAGGAAGTATAATAAGCATAGCAGCACAAAACATGAATCCAAATGAATCAGGTGCATATACTGGTGAAATTTCACCTCTTATGTTAAAAGATTTAGGTGTTGATTATGTAATTCTTGGACATTCAGAAAGAAGAGAATATTATAAAGAATGTGATAAATTTATTAACCAAAAAGTAAAATCTGCTTTAGCTCACAATTTAAAACCAATTTTATGTATTGGTGAAAAATTGGAAGAAAGAGAAAGTAATATTACTAATGATATTATAAAAACTCAATTATTAGGTGGACTGGAAAATGTTACAGCTGATGAAGCTAAAAACGTTGTTATTGCTTATGAACCTGTTTGGGCAATAGGTACAGGTAAAACTGCTACTCCTGAAATGGCTCAAGAAGTTCATAAATTTATAAGAGAATTATTAATTTCTCTTTATTCAAAAGAAGTTGCCGATGAAATTACTATTCAATATGGTGGTTCAATGAAACCTGAAAATGTTGTTGAATTATTAAAACAAGAAGATATTGACGGTGGTTTAATAGGTGGTGCAAGTCTTACACCTAATTCATTTAAAGAATTAATATTAGCCGGACAGGAGGGCTAA
- the uppS gene encoding polyprenyl diphosphate synthase codes for MDNIPKHIAIIMDGNGRWGKQYNGSRSYGHKIGAQVLENTIKDCLELGISYLSVYAFSTENWKRSSIEVSTILKLFYSYLENKKNDLMDKNVKLVVSGSTNMIPDKLLNKINETCEYLKNNKKMVFNICFNYGGRQEIIEAINKIIKDKKEFIDTYEFQNYLYSPKIPDPDLVIRTGGETRISNFLLWQISYSELYFTDVLWPDFNKDELKKAIEYYSKKDRRYGGLNVK; via the coding sequence ATGGATAATATACCAAAGCACATCGCTATTATTATGGACGGAAATGGTCGTTGGGGAAAACAGTATAACGGTAGTAGAAGTTATGGGCATAAAATTGGAGCACAAGTTTTAGAAAATACAATAAAAGATTGTCTTGAATTAGGAATATCTTATCTTTCAGTCTATGCTTTCTCAACAGAAAATTGGAAAAGGTCATCAATAGAAGTATCAACTATATTAAAACTATTTTATTCATATCTGGAAAATAAAAAAAATGATCTAATGGATAAAAATGTAAAATTAGTTGTTTCAGGTTCTACAAATATGATTCCTGATAAATTATTAAATAAAATAAATGAAACTTGCGAGTATTTAAAAAACAACAAAAAAATGGTTTTTAATATTTGCTTTAATTATGGTGGAAGACAAGAAATTATAGAGGCAATAAATAAGATAATAAAGGATAAAAAAGAATTTATTGATACTTATGAATTTCAAAATTATCTTTATTCTCCTAAAATTCCTGATCCTGATTTAGTTATTAGAACAGGCGGAGAAACTAGAATAAGTAATTTTTTACTTTGGCAAATCTCATATAGTGAACTATATTTCACTGATGTATTGTGGCCTGATTTTAATAAAGATGAACTAAAAAAGGCAATAGAATATTACTCAAAAAAAGATAGAAGATATGGAGGATTAAATGTTAAATAG
- a CDS encoding glycogen/starch/alpha-glucan phosphorylase, which produces MQTITKDQLKEKVELALRRQYGKTVDEAHEYEIYYAVARATMDDIVEKWYNCKKSQAQDKVKQMYYLSAEFLMGRYLSNNLINLQYDKIVKEVLSELNVDIDKLEDNEMDAGLGNGGLGRLAACFLDSLATLSLPGHGYGLRYKYGMFEQKIENGFQVEYPDDWTKYGTPWSIIRLDRTFEIKFGGQIEIHKDEVGKEYYKRVNTENVKAIAYDVPIIGYGNGVVNTLRLWEARSPEGFDLQLFNAQRYMAASEKAVEAEDISKVLYPNDTERSGKWLRLKQQYFFTSASLQDIVRRYKAIYGNNFDKFADKVAVQLNDTHPVVGIPELMRIFLDQEKLSWDEAWEISKNVFAYTNHTILSEALEKWDISLIQPLLPRIYQIIEEINRRFVNELKEKYSNDYDRINRMSIIANGQVKMAWLAIVGSHQVNGVAELHTEILKHQELKDWYDLYPEKFLNKTNGVTQRRWLLKANPELAEYITSLIGDKWITDLSELKKLEKYIDDEKVLNNLLEIKLNNKKKLAKYILDTTGVEVDPNSIFDIQVKRLHEYKRQLLNVLHIMNLYNKLKENPLLDIEPKTFIFAGKSAPGYRRAKGIIKLINTVAQTINNDASINGKIKVVFLENYRVSLAEKIFPAADLSEQISTASKEASGTGNMKFMLNGAMTIGTMDGANIEIVQEAGIENEFIFGLSSDEVQRLEEWGKYNPMEEYHVVEGLKEVIDQLTDGTYDDNHTGLFKELSNSLLYGVDGNRPDTYFVLKDFAQYREAQQKASKAFKDKTKWAKMMLKNIANSGKFTSDRTIEEYAKEIWNIKPYEVKNYIK; this is translated from the coding sequence ATGCAAACGATTACAAAAGATCAACTAAAGGAAAAAGTTGAACTTGCATTAAGAAGACAATATGGTAAAACTGTAGATGAAGCTCATGAATATGAAATTTATTACGCCGTTGCTAGAGCTACAATGGACGATATTGTTGAAAAATGGTACAACTGCAAGAAATCACAAGCACAAGATAAAGTTAAACAAATGTATTATTTGTCGGCAGAATTTTTAATGGGTAGATATTTAAGTAATAATTTAATAAATCTTCAATATGATAAAATTGTTAAAGAAGTTTTATCTGAACTGAATGTAGATATTGACAAACTTGAAGATAATGAAATGGATGCAGGACTTGGAAATGGTGGTCTTGGTAGATTGGCTGCTTGCTTTCTAGATTCACTTGCAACATTAAGCTTACCAGGACATGGATATGGTTTAAGATACAAATATGGTATGTTTGAACAAAAAATTGAAAATGGTTTTCAAGTTGAATATCCTGATGACTGGACAAAATATGGTACTCCTTGGTCTATTATAAGACTTGATAGAACATTTGAAATTAAATTTGGTGGACAAATTGAAATACATAAAGATGAAGTAGGAAAAGAATATTATAAAAGAGTAAATACAGAAAATGTTAAAGCTATTGCTTACGATGTACCTATAATAGGTTACGGAAATGGAGTTGTAAATACATTAAGACTTTGGGAAGCAAGATCACCTGAAGGATTTGATTTACAATTATTTAATGCTCAAAGATATATGGCTGCTTCTGAAAAAGCTGTAGAAGCTGAAGATATTTCAAAAGTTCTATATCCAAATGATACTGAAAGAAGCGGGAAATGGCTTAGACTTAAACAACAATACTTCTTTACATCAGCTTCATTACAAGATATAGTTAGAAGATATAAGGCAATTTATGGAAATAATTTTGATAAATTTGCTGACAAAGTTGCAGTACAATTAAACGATACTCACCCTGTTGTAGGAATACCTGAACTTATGAGAATTTTCTTAGACCAAGAAAAATTAAGTTGGGATGAAGCTTGGGAAATATCAAAAAATGTATTTGCATACACTAACCATACTATTTTGTCGGAAGCTCTTGAAAAATGGGATATCTCATTAATTCAACCTTTACTTCCAAGAATTTACCAAATCATTGAAGAAATAAACAGAAGATTTGTAAATGAATTAAAAGAAAAATATAGTAATGACTATGACAGAATAAACAGAATGAGTATAATAGCAAATGGACAAGTTAAAATGGCTTGGCTTGCAATTGTTGGTTCTCATCAAGTAAACGGTGTTGCAGAGCTTCATACAGAAATTTTAAAACATCAAGAATTAAAAGACTGGTATGATTTATATCCAGAAAAATTCTTAAATAAAACTAACGGTGTTACTCAAAGAAGATGGCTTCTTAAAGCAAATCCTGAGTTAGCAGAATACATAACTAGTCTTATTGGAGATAAATGGATAACTGATTTATCAGAACTTAAAAAATTAGAAAAATATATTGATGATGAAAAAGTATTGAACAATTTATTAGAAATTAAATTAAATAATAAGAAAAAACTTGCTAAATATATTTTAGATACAACAGGTGTTGAAGTAGATCCTAACTCTATATTTGACATACAAGTTAAAAGATTACATGAATATAAGAGACAATTACTTAACGTCTTACATATCATGAATTTATATAATAAATTAAAAGAAAATCCATTACTTGACATAGAACCTAAAACATTTATATTCGCAGGGAAATCAGCTCCTGGATATAGAAGAGCTAAAGGTATCATAAAATTAATAAATACAGTAGCTCAAACTATAAACAACGATGCAAGTATAAATGGTAAAATTAAAGTTGTATTCTTAGAAAATTATCGTGTATCATTAGCTGAAAAAATATTCCCTGCTGCTGACTTATCAGAACAAATTTCAACAGCAAGTAAAGAAGCTTCAGGTACAGGAAATATGAAATTTATGTTAAATGGTGCTATGACAATAGGTACAATGGACGGTGCAAACATAGAAATAGTTCAAGAAGCTGGAATTGAAAATGAGTTTATATTCGGATTAAGTTCTGATGAAGTTCAAAGACTTGAAGAATGGGGTAAATACAATCCTATGGAAGAATACCACGTTGTTGAAGGACTTAAAGAAGTTATAGACCAATTAACTGATGGTACTTATGATGATAATCATACAGGACTATTTAAAGAATTAAGTAACTCATTATTATATGGTGTTGACGGAAATAGACCTGATACTTATTTCGTATTAAAAGACTTCGCACAATACAGAGAAGCTCAACAAAAAGCATCTAAAGCTTTTAAAGATAAAACTAAATGGGCTAAGATGATGCTTAAAAATATAGCAAATTCAGGTAAATTTACTTCAGACAGAACAATTGAAGAATATGCTAAAGAAATATGGAACATTAAACCATACGAAGTTAAAAATTACATTAAATAA
- a CDS encoding Cof-type HAD-IIB family hydrolase, with amino-acid sequence MYKLIATDMDDTLLTSQKNISPENMKSIIKAQEKGIKFVLASGRPTFAMNDFANQLQLEKFGGYIISYNGAAITDCKTNETIFSLGLNKEDIFFLFDKANEYNVSIITYNDDVILYNKYTEYIDLEVECTNFKTKQILDLSSIDFTKTMKCMIIAHPEKIKELYLKLKTIVGDKYYLSISNPHFLEITNINVNKGNTIKYLCDILNIDASEIIACGDSYNDLDMLKLAGLSVAAGNALDDIKKICKYVSVNHNENILEDVIKKYL; translated from the coding sequence ATGTATAAATTAATTGCTACCGATATGGATGATACATTACTTACATCACAAAAAAACATATCACCGGAAAATATGAAAAGTATAATTAAAGCCCAAGAAAAAGGAATAAAATTTGTACTTGCAAGTGGAAGACCAACTTTTGCTATGAATGATTTTGCAAATCAACTACAACTTGAAAAATTTGGTGGATATATAATATCATACAACGGTGCTGCTATAACTGATTGCAAAACAAATGAAACAATATTTTCTCTAGGTCTTAATAAAGAAGATATCTTTTTTCTATTTGATAAAGCTAATGAGTACAATGTATCAATTATAACATATAACGATGATGTAATTTTATACAATAAATACACAGAGTACATTGATCTTGAAGTTGAATGTACTAATTTTAAGACAAAACAAATTTTGGACTTATCATCAATTGATTTTACTAAGACAATGAAATGCATGATAATTGCACATCCTGAAAAAATAAAAGAACTTTATTTAAAATTAAAAACAATTGTTGGAGATAAATATTATCTATCAATATCTAATCCACACTTTTTAGAAATTACTAATATAAATGTAAATAAAGGTAATACAATTAAGTATTTATGCGACATATTAAACATAGATGCAAGTGAAATAATTGCATGTGGAGACTCATATAATGATTTAGATATGCTTAAGCTTGCCGGTCTTTCTGTTGCAGCCGGAAATGCTTTAGATGATATAAAAAAAATATGTAAATATGTATCAGTAAATCATAATGAAAATATACTTGAAGATGTTATAAAAAAATATTTATAG
- a CDS encoding NUDIX hydrolase, translating to MDINFKFNDITLNVRVAGIYIKNNKVLFNRHKDSTFYNLPGGRIKLGESSSNALIREYFEETNEHIEIISKPYILENFFSRNGNNYHEYLFLYIINIKSLKNLDNYSQDNQIFNMFTKEEIIKLDIRPLEVKNYLISLLSEENNG from the coding sequence TTGGATATTAATTTTAAATTTAATGATATAACTTTAAATGTCAGAGTTGCCGGTATTTATATAAAGAATAATAAAGTGCTATTTAATAGACATAAAGACTCTACTTTTTATAACTTACCCGGAGGAAGAATAAAACTTGGTGAATCAAGTAGTAACGCTTTGATAAGAGAATATTTTGAAGAAACAAATGAACATATTGAAATAATATCAAAACCATATATTTTAGAAAACTTTTTTTCAAGAAATGGAAATAATTATCACGAATATCTTTTTTTATACATTATAAATATTAAAAGTCTGAAAAATTTAGATAACTATAGTCAAGATAATCAAATTTTTAATATGTTTACAAAAGAAGAAATAATAAAATTAGATATTAGACCCTTAGAAGTTAAAAATTATTTAATATCTCTTCTTTCGGAGGAAAATAATGGATAA
- a CDS encoding phosphatidate cytidylyltransferase — protein sequence MLNRTFLFIFIPFLIYSFLSTNISILIFTEVIIVFSLFELYEMFKRKSIAVYDYYGILVGFLIPIFVYYRKNPVLLLIFSALILAVLQISTNKIEKAIEKLSFTFFGILYIAFSFTYTIKIKQLENGGALLLFVFCLIWVCDTFAYIFGMTLGKHKFSRISPNKSIEGLLGGFLGTLLLCFSYEHILYYASILISKIINTPVLKVKIFDSKYEMIIFAFIVTALAVLGDLFESKLKREFGIKDSGKILLGHGGFLDRFDSALFVLPFAFYIFKLFVN from the coding sequence ATGTTAAATAGAACTTTTTTATTTATTTTTATACCATTTTTAATATATAGTTTTTTAAGTACAAATATATCAATTTTAATATTTACCGAAGTTATTATAGTTTTTTCGTTATTTGAATTATACGAGATGTTTAAAAGAAAATCCATTGCAGTATATGATTATTACGGTATACTTGTAGGATTTTTAATTCCTATATTTGTTTATTATAGAAAAAATCCGGTGCTACTTTTAATATTTTCCGCTTTAATATTAGCGGTTCTTCAAATAAGTACAAATAAAATAGAAAAAGCTATTGAGAAATTATCTTTTACTTTTTTTGGTATTTTATACATAGCCTTTTCTTTTACTTACACAATTAAAATTAAACAATTAGAAAATGGTGGAGCACTACTTCTTTTTGTATTTTGCTTAATATGGGTTTGTGATACATTCGCATATATTTTCGGTATGACACTTGGAAAACATAAATTTTCAAGAATATCTCCTAATAAATCAATAGAAGGTCTTTTAGGTGGTTTTCTGGGAACTTTATTACTTTGTTTTAGTTATGAACACATCCTTTATTACGCTTCAATATTAATTTCTAAAATAATAAATACACCTGTGCTAAAAGTTAAAATCTTTGATTCAAAATATGAAATGATAATATTTGCTTTTATAGTTACTGCTTTAGCAGTTCTAGGTGATCTATTTGAATCAAAATTAAAAAGAGAATTTGGTATAAAAGACAGTGGTAAAATTTTATTAGGGCATGGTGGTTTTTTAGATAGATTTGACAGTGCTTTATTTGTTCTACCTTTTGCTTTTTATATTTTTAAACTCTTTGTAAATTAG
- a CDS encoding hemolysin family protein, which yields MILICINGFFSCAEIAIVSVNKSKLKVLIENKDIRAIRLQKLIDSPSKMLSTIQVAITLSGFLASASAAISISDKLHLILENLNIPYTRQLSVFIITILLSYITLILGELVPKRIGMQNSYKISLKVAGIITFISIIFTPIIAILTISTNMVVCLFGQKKSKSQDDISKEEILAVINSGSLEENEKEMLENIIEFDEKFAREVMIPRPSIYAIPNDTPIYKLFDMDDITRYSRIPVYDNNLDNIIGILHTKDLIKISRDSKDTVESIIKEAYFVPDTKKISSLFIEMKKQNKHLAILIDEYGGVSGIVTLEDLIEEVVGEITDEYDKEVHDITEIGKNKYLISAELSISDLNDFFKTNFDSDYYDSVGGLLIEKLGFIPDDNQRIDEIIIDNTCFKIQKVKNKKIQKIIITRKEENNV from the coding sequence TTGATATTAATCTGTATTAACGGATTTTTTTCTTGTGCGGAAATAGCGATAGTATCAGTCAATAAAAGTAAACTTAAAGTTTTAATTGAAAATAAGGATATAAGAGCAATAAGGTTGCAAAAATTAATAGATTCACCAAGTAAAATGCTTTCAACTATACAAGTTGCAATAACATTATCTGGATTTTTAGCATCTGCAAGTGCTGCCATAAGCATTTCAGATAAGTTACATTTAATTTTGGAAAATTTAAATATTCCATATACAAGACAACTATCGGTATTTATTATTACTATTTTATTATCATACATAACATTAATATTAGGTGAGCTTGTTCCAAAAAGAATTGGTATGCAAAACTCATATAAAATTTCACTTAAAGTTGCAGGAATAATCACATTTATATCTATAATTTTTACACCTATTATAGCAATACTTACAATTTCAACAAATATGGTTGTATGTCTTTTTGGACAGAAAAAATCAAAATCACAAGATGATATATCAAAAGAAGAAATACTTGCAGTTATTAATTCAGGTTCTCTTGAAGAAAATGAAAAAGAGATGCTTGAAAATATAATAGAATTTGATGAAAAATTTGCAAGAGAAGTAATGATTCCAAGACCAAGTATATACGCAATTCCAAATGATACACCTATATATAAACTATTTGATATGGATGATATAACAAGATATTCAAGAATACCTGTATATGATAATAATCTTGATAATATAATAGGTATACTTCACACTAAAGATTTAATAAAAATATCAAGAGATTCTAAAGACACAGTGGAAAGTATAATAAAAGAAGCATATTTTGTTCCTGATACAAAAAAAATAAGTTCTTTATTTATTGAAATGAAAAAACAAAATAAACATCTTGCAATATTAATTGATGAATATGGCGGAGTTTCAGGTATAGTAACATTAGAAGATTTAATTGAAGAAGTTGTTGGAGAAATAACAGATGAATATGATAAAGAAGTTCATGATATAACAGAAATAGGTAAAAATAAATATTTAATCAGTGCTGAATTATCAATTAGTGATTTAAATGATTTTTTTAAAACAAACTTTGATTCTGATTATTATGATTCTGTAGGTGGACTTTTAATTGAAAAATTAGGCTTTATTCCTGATGACAATCAACGTATTGATGAAATTATCATTGACAATACCTGTTTTAAAATACAAAAAGTAAAAAATAAAAAAATACAAAAAATCATTATAACAAGAAAAGAGGAAAATAATGTATAA
- a CDS encoding ATP-binding cassette domain-containing protein, with translation MENQHYSKLLLNEEVYNGKINKSVDFIKFPPNITDNSKLGIELFQELTSYEQEWKLFKELNLLNLEEDIIYREFRILSKGKQTKVLLAILFTKENGFLLIDEPTNHLDMAGRKIVSEYLKNKKGFLLISHDRDFLDGCINHIISINRNSIDVQTGNFTSWYENKMRKDQFEISKNDKLKG, from the coding sequence TTGGAAAATCAACACTATTCTAAATTACTTTTAAATGAAGAAGTTTATAATGGAAAAATAAATAAAAGTGTAGATTTTATTAAATTTCCACCAAATATAACTGATAATTCAAAATTGGGTATAGAATTGTTTCAGGAATTAACATCATATGAACAAGAGTGGAAATTATTTAAAGAGCTTAATTTATTAAATCTAGAGGAAGATATTATTTATAGAGAATTTAGAATTTTATCAAAAGGAAAACAAACAAAAGTTCTTTTGGCAATTTTATTTACTAAAGAAAATGGATTTTTACTTATTGATGAACCTACAAATCATTTAGATATGGCTGGCAGAAAAATTGTAAGTGAATATTTGAAAAATAAGAAAGGTTTTTTACTTATTTCTCATGACAGAGATTTTTTAGATGGGTGTATAAATCATATTATTTCAATTAACAGAAATTCTATTGATGTTCAAACAGGTAATTTTACATCTTGGTATGAAAATAAAATGAGAAAAGATCAATTTGAAATTAGTAAAAATGATAAATTAAAAGGTTAA